The proteins below come from a single Ostrinia nubilalis chromosome Z, ilOstNubi1.1, whole genome shotgun sequence genomic window:
- the LOC135087087 gene encoding uncharacterized protein LOC135087087: MLSLGSGHVCQRKALILCLKQTVQYYTDRKTPVYACYLDLSKAFDLVSYNILWEKLSNEKNIPPEIVSMFGYWYNNQKNSVKWAGAFSDVYTLECGVRQGGLSSPSLFNLYMNRLIEGLSSTKVGCHIDGVCINNISYADDMVLLTPSIAAMRKLLKICEEYAMAHGLKYNVSKSEFMIFKSRTKTYSSVPHLTLCGMPLKRVNSFKYLGHWVTDDLKDNVDIERERRALSVRCNMLARRFARCKDEVKITLFKAYCQSLYTCSLWVSFTQRAYSALRVQYNNAFRVLLGLPRFCSASTMFAEAHTDGFHAIIRKRSASLLERLRGSTNGILRALADRWDSPLLGRWLSLHVSSAM, translated from the coding sequence ATGCTCAGTTTGGGTTCAGGCCACGTTTGTCAAAGGAAAGCGCTAATTCTTTGTCTTAAGCAGACCGTCCAGTACTATACGGACAGAAAAACACCCGTTTACGCCTGCTATTTGGACCTATCAAAGGCGTTCGACCTAGTCTCATATAACATACTATGGGAAAAGCTAAGCAACGAAAAAAACATACCGCCTGAGATCGTGTCAATGTTTGGGTATTGGTACAACAATCAAAAGAACAGTGTTAAGTGGGCGGGGGCTTTCTCGGACGTGTACACGTTGGAGTGCGGGGTGAGGCAGGGGGGGTTGAGCTCGCCAAGCCTCTTCAACTTGTACATGAACCGACTGATCGAGGGGCTCAGCAGCACCAAGGTCGGGTGTCATATCGACGGCGtttgtattaataatattagttatgCTGATGACATGGTGCTGCTGACCCCGTCGATTGCAGCTATGCGTAAACTGCTTAAGATATGCGAGGAGTATGCGATGGCACATGGACTCAAATATAATGTGTCGAAGAGTGAGTTCATGATCTTCAAATCGCGGACTAAAACATACTCATCAGTTCCGCACTTAACACTTTGTGGTATGCCTCTGAAACGGGTTAACTCATTTAAATACCTTGGTCACTGGGTTACAGATGACTTAAAGGATAATGTAGACATAGAAAGGGAGCGCAGGGCGCTGTCAGTGCGTTGTAATATGTTGGCACGTAGGTTTGCGCGTTGTAAGGATGAAGTAAAAATCACGCTTTTTAAAGCTTACTGCCAGTCTCTTTACACGTGCAGCCTATGGGTCAGCTTTACCCAGCGCGCTTACAGCGCACTGCGTGTGCAGTACAACAATGCGTTCAGGGTGCTACTTGGCCTGCCGCGGTTCTGCAGCGCGTCAACCATGTTTGCGGAAGCGCACACCGACGGCTTCCACGCGATAATTCGGAAGCGGAGCGCATCGCTCCTAGAGCGTCTCCGCGGCAGTACAAATGGCATCCTGAGGGCATTGGCTGACAGGTGGGACTCGCCGCTGCTGGGGCGCTGGCTTAGCTTGCACGTCTCCAGTGCTATGTAA